The following are from one region of the Blastocatellia bacterium genome:
- a CDS encoding cysteine synthase family protein, whose translation MYTLSPEIGQRERPVDLVQLVGRTPLVRLRRIARDLEGVELYAKAEWYNPGGSVKDRAGLNIIEEAERSGQLTPDKIILDSTSGNTGIAYAWIGRVKGYRVKLVVPANVTPERKRILRAFGVELVFTDPREGSDGAIREVRRLYQQNPDLYFYADQYNNPANWRAHYLTTAPEIFEQTEGRITHFVAGLGTSGTFVGTGRRLRELNPSIRLISVQPDSPFHGLEGLKHMPTAIVPGIYDPSLADENLTVTTEEAQEMVRRLAREEGLLVGVSSGAAAAAALAVARRVRSGVIVTIFPDSGDKYLSERFWEEEATSPLPSAK comes from the coding sequence AGAGACCCGTTGACCTGGTGCAACTGGTCGGGCGAACGCCGCTCGTGCGGTTGCGACGGATCGCCCGAGACCTCGAGGGCGTGGAGCTTTACGCCAAAGCCGAATGGTACAACCCCGGCGGTTCGGTCAAGGATCGCGCCGGGCTCAACATCATTGAGGAAGCGGAGCGAAGCGGCCAGCTCACGCCCGATAAGATCATCCTTGATTCGACATCGGGGAACACGGGCATTGCCTACGCCTGGATCGGTCGGGTCAAAGGCTACCGGGTGAAGCTCGTCGTCCCGGCCAACGTCACGCCGGAACGCAAGCGCATTCTTCGCGCCTTCGGCGTGGAACTGGTCTTCACCGATCCACGCGAAGGGTCCGACGGCGCGATCCGCGAAGTCCGCCGCCTCTATCAGCAAAATCCCGATCTCTACTTCTACGCGGACCAGTACAACAATCCGGCTAACTGGCGGGCGCATTACCTGACAACGGCCCCGGAAATTTTTGAACAGACCGAAGGGCGGATCACCCACTTCGTCGCCGGATTGGGAACGAGCGGAACGTTCGTCGGGACCGGTCGGCGATTGCGGGAACTCAACCCGAGCATTCGGTTGATCTCCGTTCAACCCGACAGTCCGTTTCATGGATTGGAGGGGCTCAAGCACATGCCCACGGCCATCGTGCCGGGAATTTACGATCCGTCTCTGGCCGACGAAAATCTGACCGTGACGACCGAGGAGGCTCAGGAGATGGTTCGGCGGCTGGCCCGGGAGGAAGGGTTGCTTGTGGGCGTGTCATCGGGAGCGGCAGCGGCTGCCGCGCTCGCCGTCGCCCGGCGCGTGCGCTCGGGCGTGATCGTGACCATCTTTCCCGACAGCGGCGATAAGTATCTCAGCGAACGATTCTGGGAGGAAGAGGCCACGTCGCCTCTGCCGTCGGCGAAATGA